A section of the Prochlorococcus sp. MIT 1341 genome encodes:
- a CDS encoding efflux RND transporter periplasmic adaptor subunit: protein MARSKNVLQPKKIIRSITSEVGRYSSPPRRKKILSISASLLVFSIFAFFARQGVQIFKGGKDLTDFTVAAETGSLPGVITASGEFQAEKSVNVSPDKQGILSVIYVKEGDRVKEGDVLAEMKPGDFQYRLEELRANFETNKLSYQRRNKLFNEGAISAEENDDYRNRFLTSKARLQQREIEGDELFVKAPFEGIVTARYAEPGAFVTPTTRASSSAGSSSSSILELSQGLEISAKVPESDIGRILIGQRASVRVDAFPDKRFSAAVVEIAPRAEKKDNVTSFEVKLSLEDPIDTFRIGMTVDVGFQTGSTAKSTLVPTVAIVTENGQPGLLIVGSDSQPSFQKVELGTSSGSKTVIISGIKPGDLVFIDLPPWANRKRD from the coding sequence ATGGCCAGATCAAAAAACGTTTTGCAACCTAAAAAGATCATTAGAAGCATAACCTCTGAGGTTGGTAGGTATAGCTCGCCTCCAAGAAGGAAAAAAATCCTGAGCATATCTGCATCATTATTGGTTTTTTCAATATTTGCTTTCTTCGCTAGGCAGGGTGTCCAGATATTCAAAGGAGGCAAGGATCTTACTGATTTCACTGTTGCTGCTGAGACCGGATCTCTTCCAGGGGTCATCACCGCCAGTGGCGAATTTCAAGCTGAGAAGAGCGTGAATGTAAGTCCAGACAAGCAAGGTATTTTAAGTGTTATTTACGTAAAAGAGGGTGACCGTGTCAAGGAGGGGGATGTTTTAGCGGAAATGAAACCCGGTGATTTTCAATATCGACTTGAGGAACTTAGGGCAAATTTTGAGACCAATAAACTTTCATATCAACGAAGAAACAAGTTGTTTAATGAAGGTGCAATAAGTGCTGAAGAAAATGATGACTATCGAAATCGGTTCCTAACAAGCAAGGCAAGACTTCAGCAACGAGAAATTGAAGGAGACGAATTATTTGTTAAGGCACCTTTTGAAGGGATCGTTACTGCTAGATACGCTGAGCCTGGTGCCTTCGTTACCCCCACTACAAGAGCATCTTCTAGTGCGGGATCTAGTAGCAGTTCAATACTTGAGCTTTCACAGGGACTTGAGATTTCCGCAAAAGTCCCTGAGAGTGATATTGGTCGTATTCTTATTGGTCAAAGGGCATCTGTTCGAGTAGATGCTTTTCCAGATAAACGTTTTAGTGCAGCGGTTGTTGAAATAGCCCCAAGGGCGGAGAAGAAAGATAATGTGACCTCTTTTGAGGTGAAACTCTCTTTAGAGGACCCAATCGATACTTTTCGTATTGGCATGACAGTGGATGTAGGCTTTCAGACAGGGTCAACGGCTAAAAGTACCTTGGTCCCAACGGTCGCTATAGTCACGGAGAATGGCCAGCCAGGTTTGCTTATAGTTGGAAGTGACTCCCAACCTAGTTTTCAAAAAGTAGAATTAGGGACAAGTAGTGGAAGTAAGACAGTTATTATAAGTGGTATTAAACCTGGAGACCTAGTCTTTATTGACCTACCCCCATGGGCTAATCGTAAAAGAGATTAG
- the ychF gene encoding redox-regulated ATPase YchF: protein MLKAGIVGLPNVGKSTLFNALVANAQAQAANFPFCTIEPNTGVVSVPDTRLEKLSALSHSKEVIPTRIEFVDIAGLVKGASKGEGLGNKFLANIREVDAIIHVVRCFDNDDVIHVTGSVDPTRDAEVINLELGFSDLSQIEKRRDRIKKSAKTNKEAIKEDEVLKKVLSAIENGKAARSVNLSIEERDLIKPLGLLTEKPIIYAKNLSEDDLAKGNNYSKALEEMAKAELAKSIRISAQVESELVELGEKERLDYLEGLGVKEGGLESLIKATYTLLGLRTYFTTGEKETRAWTIKKGMKAPEAAGVIHTDFKRGFIRAQTINYKKLIEAGSYSQARNKGWLRSEGKEYEVDEGDVMEFLFNV, encoded by the coding sequence ATGTTAAAAGCAGGTATTGTTGGACTACCGAATGTTGGTAAATCTACTTTATTTAATGCTCTTGTAGCAAATGCCCAAGCACAGGCAGCAAATTTTCCTTTTTGCACAATTGAACCCAATACTGGTGTTGTATCTGTTCCAGATACACGACTTGAAAAACTTTCTGCACTTAGCCATAGCAAAGAAGTAATCCCAACAAGAATCGAATTTGTTGATATAGCTGGTCTTGTCAAAGGGGCTAGCAAGGGAGAAGGCCTAGGAAACAAATTTCTAGCCAATATTAGAGAAGTTGATGCAATCATCCATGTAGTCAGATGCTTTGACAATGATGATGTGATACACGTGACAGGCTCGGTTGATCCCACAAGAGATGCAGAAGTAATAAATCTCGAACTTGGTTTCTCTGATCTTTCGCAAATTGAGAAAAGAAGGGATAGGATTAAAAAATCAGCAAAAACAAATAAAGAAGCAATAAAAGAAGATGAGGTACTGAAGAAGGTCTTATCAGCTATAGAGAATGGTAAAGCGGCTAGAAGTGTAAACTTAAGTATTGAAGAAAGGGACCTTATTAAGCCACTTGGCTTACTAACCGAAAAGCCAATTATTTACGCAAAGAACCTTTCTGAAGATGATTTAGCAAAAGGCAATAATTACAGCAAAGCCCTCGAAGAAATGGCGAAAGCAGAGCTTGCTAAAAGCATTAGAATTTCTGCACAAGTTGAGTCTGAATTGGTTGAGCTTGGTGAAAAAGAACGTTTAGACTATCTAGAAGGGCTTGGAGTAAAAGAAGGTGGTCTCGAAAGTCTCATTAAAGCAACATATACGTTACTAGGTTTACGTACTTATTTTACTACCGGAGAAAAAGAAACAAGAGCATGGACAATAAAAAAGGGAATGAAAGCACCTGAAGCGGCAGGTGTAATTCACACAGACTTTAAGAGAGGGTTTATACGAGCCCAAACGATAAATTACAAAAAGCTTATAGAAGCAGGTTCCTATTCCCAGGCAAGAAATAAGGGCTGGTTGAGGAGCGAAGGCAAGGAATATGAAGTAGATGAAGGGGATGTAATGGAGTTCTTATTTAATGTGTGA
- a CDS encoding RNA-binding protein produces MTIFIGNLSFDSEKEDITGLISSYGEVKSCNIPLDRETGRKRGFAFVEMTNEEDEKKAIDDLQNVEWMGRSIRVNKAEPRRDSRGGGGNRW; encoded by the coding sequence ATGACTATTTTTATTGGAAACCTCTCTTTTGACTCCGAGAAGGAAGATATCACTGGTCTAATTAGCAGCTATGGAGAAGTTAAAAGCTGCAATATCCCCCTAGATAGGGAGACTGGGAGGAAGAGAGGCTTTGCTTTTGTTGAGATGACAAATGAAGAGGATGAGAAGAAAGCAATTGACGACCTCCAAAATGTCGAGTGGATGGGTCGTTCGATTCGAGTAAATAAAGCAGAGCCTCGCAGAGATTCGAGAGGTGGTGGTGGAAATCGTTGGTAA
- a CDS encoding cytochrome oxidase produces the protein MDKHKAPWNLTIEDENYQEEPWILKKGKDSVTIQKSKNERGKFNIQKNKERNLSLNLLQTDLTYHQLIEFGYKLQK, from the coding sequence ATGGATAAACATAAGGCACCCTGGAACTTAACAATAGAAGATGAAAACTATCAAGAAGAACCATGGATATTAAAGAAGGGTAAAGACTCCGTAACTATCCAAAAGAGCAAAAATGAAAGAGGAAAGTTTAATATTCAAAAAAATAAAGAGAGAAATCTTTCACTTAATTTATTGCAAACAGATCTCACTTATCATCAACTCATTGAATTTGGATATAAGTTACAAAAGTAA
- a CDS encoding glycosyltransferase family 2 protein produces MLGNNSFEPHVSVIMNCHNGGSYLLDSLDSLISQSYQNWELIFWDNCSEDNSAAIVKSYKNKKFRYFHSPAYTRLGEARNLALEKATGDFIAFLDCDDIWLPNKLEKQLPLFKDNTVGIVISDAQFFNKKGDINGTRAFKRFKPYRGRVFRKLLTSYFIPLPTAIIRASMLNNMRYAFDSSFNVIEEYDLFIRLCFNCSVDYIDEVLAKWRVHSNSLTWKNPELFPYEKRIFLKKLALNYENFEIDYKQELQCIKRQIKTHEALINWSKNDKKMAIESLNPILDGTGKSILIYILIKFLPYKVFNFINKRRHGLIN; encoded by the coding sequence ATGTTAGGAAATAACTCATTTGAACCCCATGTAAGTGTTATCATGAATTGTCATAACGGGGGAAGTTACCTACTGGATTCATTAGACAGTCTAATATCGCAAAGTTATCAAAATTGGGAACTTATTTTTTGGGATAACTGTTCAGAAGACAATAGTGCGGCAATAGTTAAATCCTACAAAAATAAGAAGTTTAGATACTTTCATAGCCCCGCATATACCAGGCTAGGGGAAGCAAGAAATCTTGCCCTCGAAAAAGCTACTGGGGACTTTATTGCTTTCTTAGATTGTGATGATATTTGGCTACCAAATAAATTGGAAAAACAATTACCACTATTTAAGGATAACACTGTTGGAATTGTGATAAGTGATGCACAGTTCTTTAATAAAAAGGGTGATATAAATGGCACTAGAGCCTTTAAACGATTCAAACCTTACAGAGGAAGAGTCTTTCGAAAACTTTTAACCTCGTATTTTATCCCACTCCCAACAGCAATAATTCGCGCTTCAATGTTAAACAACATGAGATATGCATTTGATAGCAGCTTCAATGTTATTGAGGAATATGACCTTTTTATTCGATTGTGTTTTAATTGCTCAGTAGATTATATAGACGAAGTTCTTGCAAAATGGAGAGTTCATAGCAACAGCCTTACATGGAAAAATCCCGAGCTATTCCCATACGAAAAAAGAATCTTTTTAAAAAAGCTTGCCTTGAACTATGAAAACTTTGAAATAGATTACAAGCAAGAACTACAGTGTATTAAAAGGCAAATAAAAACTCATGAGGCACTAATCAATTGGAGCAAAAATGATAAGAAGATGGCAATAGAAAGCTTAAACCCAATTTTAGATGGAACAGGAAAATCTATCCTCATATATATTTTAATTAAATTTCTTCCGTATAAAGTATTTAATTTCATCAATAAAAGAAGACATGGCCTAATAAATTAG
- a CDS encoding WavE lipopolysaccharide synthesis family protein, with amino-acid sequence MNFLNKIVNIPISHQLSEKLVRVLRYIYLRSRLKDIYITERYRSKDPKTSLGSIIDNTDDVAILMRGLIVKEDDFTIKTLEFYRKCYPNTPIILSTWDHCINGIEEILSKLDIKTVTSKFKVPIRGYGTNNLQIIGNMNGLHLIREIGIKYTLTTRTDQRFYADNILRSLKLIQNSYDYKTNNNISDRQINRLAILSFNTFLYRLYSISDMFLFGLTEDVFNFWNTKYDDRKFSPDDYSKPLRTQREWSKQNISEAYFTTEFLARNGEDPKWTLEHYWDVLRKRFIVVDSNSLDFLWPKYSHIEDRWINPQKGIQHRQISNSDWNLIRESLLSPCEEVLDFPLS; translated from the coding sequence GTGAACTTCCTAAATAAAATAGTAAATATTCCTATTTCACATCAATTAAGTGAAAAGTTAGTTAGAGTCTTGAGATATATTTATCTAAGGTCAAGGTTAAAGGACATTTACATAACAGAAAGGTACAGGTCTAAAGATCCCAAAACTAGTTTAGGCAGCATTATTGATAATACAGATGATGTGGCAATCCTAATGAGGGGGTTAATCGTGAAGGAAGATGACTTCACGATAAAAACTCTTGAATTCTATAGAAAGTGTTACCCAAATACTCCTATTATATTGTCAACTTGGGATCACTGCATTAATGGAATCGAGGAAATTCTTTCAAAGCTTGATATTAAAACAGTTACTTCAAAATTTAAAGTGCCTATACGTGGTTATGGGACAAATAATCTACAAATAATTGGGAACATGAACGGACTACATTTAATTAGAGAAATTGGCATTAAATATACACTTACGACAAGAACTGATCAAAGATTCTATGCAGATAATATACTTAGATCCCTTAAATTAATTCAAAATTCTTATGACTACAAAACAAATAACAATATTAGCGATCGGCAAATTAATCGGCTAGCCATTCTTAGTTTCAATACATTCTTGTACAGGCTATATAGTATTAGTGACATGTTTTTATTTGGATTAACAGAAGACGTGTTTAATTTTTGGAATACAAAATATGATGACAGAAAGTTTAGTCCTGATGATTATAGTAAACCATTAAGAACACAGAGAGAATGGTCTAAACAAAACATAAGTGAGGCATATTTCACTACCGAATTCCTAGCACGAAATGGTGAAGATCCTAAATGGACATTAGAACATTACTGGGATGTACTTAGAAAAAGATTCATTGTAGTAGATAGTAATTCCCTAGATTTTCTTTGGCCAAAATATAGCCATATTGAAGATCGTTGGATAAACCCCCAAAAAGGTATCCAGCATAGGCAAATAAGCAACTCTGACTGGAATTTGATAAGAGAAAGTCTTTTGTCACCCTGTGAAGAAGTGTTAGATTTTCCCTTATCATGA
- a CDS encoding sugar phosphate nucleotidyltransferase, which produces MDATTHHIVLCGGTGSRLQDELTMPKPLLLILGVPLIQHVLPSVPSQRISLISANHLKRLQFDKLIHHLTDKEIIFKYIDRPTRGPVETAYLGLTKLDHIKDEDQIIFYDNDTIYNGINLPEDASNSIGYLTIDDPTRSYPYCFLDIKENKIIGIHEKNQVSRDYAAGIYAFKSKSFFMNQAKRLITEKLDEELFMSTIYKSILDEGVESIHGFKVNSAICLGTPDDIACNIHEVPFKKLRICFDLDNTLLNYRVPGETYSDIKAIEEIVDLLRRLHEQGHCIIIHTARGMKTAQQNSGAALKRVAAHTFNVLEDLKIPFDEIYFGKPSADIYIDDKSHNPFINIQKSIGFSHLKKPIINPTNKFNSLYIDNEIVTKIGPNQSMEGEVFFYEQINDTKLEKYFPRYLGNTKDAVSTTLHLGYVNGSMLYQVLSDELLSIKHLERLIIALEEIHNYNVPIEIEANDLYENYMGKLKRRIVNEKDYPFTDKTDLIEKIDSKIMEYLHSTDLSIAGVVLGDPWFSNTMLTLDSEFCFLDMKGNIAGQLTTNGDRLTDYCKLLQSLHGYDFIINDNQINDSYLLELREYLINYLTQNGYSLSIINSITACLIAKTISFFDEGEKHKQLIWDLAVSIGSKV; this is translated from the coding sequence ATGGATGCTACTACCCATCATATTGTTCTATGTGGTGGAACTGGATCGAGACTACAAGATGAATTGACAATGCCAAAACCCTTGTTGTTAATACTTGGAGTGCCACTGATTCAGCATGTTCTTCCTAGTGTCCCCTCTCAAAGAATTAGTTTAATTTCAGCTAATCATCTTAAACGCCTACAATTTGACAAGTTGATTCATCATCTAACGGATAAAGAAATTATATTTAAATATATAGATAGGCCTACAAGGGGTCCCGTTGAAACAGCCTACCTTGGTCTAACAAAGCTTGACCATATTAAAGACGAAGATCAAATCATATTTTATGATAATGATACCATTTATAATGGCATTAACCTTCCAGAAGATGCCTCTAATTCAATAGGCTATTTAACTATTGATGACCCGACAAGATCCTATCCTTATTGCTTTTTAGATATCAAGGAAAATAAGATCATAGGAATCCATGAAAAGAATCAAGTCAGCAGAGATTATGCAGCCGGCATTTACGCATTTAAATCAAAATCTTTTTTTATGAATCAGGCAAAAAGATTAATAACAGAAAAGCTGGATGAAGAGTTATTTATGTCTACTATTTATAAAAGCATCCTTGATGAAGGAGTGGAGTCGATACATGGTTTTAAAGTAAATTCAGCCATATGCCTTGGCACACCTGATGATATTGCATGCAATATCCATGAAGTTCCATTTAAAAAACTGCGCATTTGCTTTGACTTAGATAATACATTACTTAATTATAGAGTGCCTGGCGAAACATACAGCGATATAAAAGCTATTGAGGAAATTGTAGATTTACTTCGAAGGTTACATGAACAAGGACATTGCATAATAATTCATACCGCTCGTGGGATGAAGACTGCACAACAAAATAGCGGGGCTGCATTAAAAAGGGTTGCCGCTCATACCTTCAACGTCTTAGAAGATTTAAAGATACCATTTGATGAGATCTACTTTGGCAAGCCAAGTGCTGATATTTATATAGATGACAAGTCCCATAATCCTTTCATTAATATACAGAAGTCAATCGGTTTCTCACATTTAAAGAAACCTATAATTAATCCTACTAATAAATTTAACTCTCTCTATATTGACAATGAAATAGTTACTAAAATAGGTCCTAATCAATCAATGGAAGGGGAAGTATTTTTCTATGAACAGATAAATGATACTAAATTAGAAAAATATTTCCCAAGATATCTTGGGAACACAAAAGATGCCGTATCAACAACACTACATTTAGGCTATGTCAATGGTTCAATGCTTTATCAAGTTTTATCTGATGAGCTTCTAAGCATTAAACACCTAGAAAGACTTATTATTGCTTTAGAGGAAATACATAATTACAATGTCCCTATTGAAATTGAGGCAAATGATTTATATGAAAATTATATGGGTAAGTTAAAACGAAGAATCGTAAATGAAAAAGATTATCCCTTCACTGATAAGACAGATTTGATTGAGAAGATTGACTCAAAGATTATGGAATACCTACACTCAACTGATCTCTCGATTGCGGGAGTTGTCCTGGGAGACCCTTGGTTTAGTAATACAATGTTAACTCTCGACTCAGAATTCTGCTTTCTTGATATGAAAGGGAATATAGCTGGTCAACTGACAACAAACGGGGATAGATTAACAGATTATTGTAAATTACTACAATCCTTACATGGCTATGATTTTATTATTAATGATAATCAAATCAACGATTCATATCTCCTTGAACTAAGAGAATATCTTATTAATTATCTTACCCAAAATGGCTATAGTCTTTCAATAATAAATTCCATTACTGCTTGTCTAATAGCAAAAACCATATCTTTCTTTGATGAGGGGGAGAAACATAAGCAGTTAATTTGGGACCTGGCAGTCTCAATTGGTAGCAAAGTTTAA
- a CDS encoding DUF1824 family protein yields MESIEVSSLEDLNHFRSAPTLDASQCESLIKELCKNMDESDWFTVGIMSPSSEIAISVLREIEKYFSWEEMKILEKPNKDGPVFLKANQKTRDIYLRVEYGLGEGVLITCQKEEYTNGVNTFGPFPLNFFKEVGHQNKIN; encoded by the coding sequence ATGGAATCTATTGAGGTTAGTTCACTTGAGGATCTAAACCATTTTCGTTCCGCTCCAACACTTGATGCATCTCAATGCGAGAGTCTTATTAAGGAGCTATGCAAAAACATGGACGAGTCAGATTGGTTCACAGTAGGAATAATGTCCCCTTCATCAGAAATTGCCATTTCTGTCCTTAGAGAAATTGAAAAATACTTTTCCTGGGAGGAAATGAAAATACTTGAAAAGCCAAATAAAGACGGACCCGTTTTTCTAAAGGCAAATCAAAAGACTCGTGATATTTACTTACGAGTAGAATATGGTTTAGGGGAAGGTGTGTTAATAACTTGCCAAAAAGAGGAATATACGAATGGTGTAAATACTTTTGGTCCTTTTCCTTTGAATTTCTTCAAAGAGGTTGGTCACCAAAATAAGATTAATTAA
- a CDS encoding chlorophyll a/b binding light-harvesting protein encodes MQTYGNPDVTYGWWAGNSGVTNRSGKFIAAHAAHTGLIAFWAGAFTLFELSRFDPSVPMGHQPLIVLPHLASIGIGFDEAGVWTGAGVATIGIVHLVFSMVYGGGGLMHSLLFPGDMQESELIQARKFKLEWDNPDNQTFILGHHLIFMGVACIWFVEWARVHGIYDPALGAVRQVNYNVDLTQIWNHQFDFLSIDSLEDVMGGHVFLAFFEIGGGAFHIATKQIGEYTSFKGSKLLSAEAVLSWSLAGIGWMAIVAAFWCATNTTVYPEAWYGEPLALKFGISPYWIDTVELADGAHTSRAWLVNIHYYLGFFYIQGHLFHALRAMGFDFKRTLDQKFGPLGKEPSLN; translated from the coding sequence ATGCAGACCTATGGAAATCCAGACGTCACCTACGGGTGGTGGGCTGGTAATTCAGGGGTAACAAATCGCTCAGGCAAATTTATTGCTGCGCATGCTGCTCACACAGGCTTGATAGCTTTCTGGGCAGGTGCTTTTACCCTTTTTGAGCTTTCTCGCTTTGACCCCTCTGTACCCATGGGTCATCAACCTTTAATTGTGCTTCCTCATCTTGCCTCCATTGGTATTGGATTTGACGAAGCTGGTGTTTGGACAGGGGCTGGTGTTGCCACAATTGGCATAGTTCACCTTGTTTTCTCCATGGTTTATGGGGGAGGTGGACTTATGCACTCACTTCTTTTCCCAGGAGATATGCAGGAATCTGAGCTTATTCAAGCCAGAAAATTTAAGTTGGAATGGGACAACCCTGACAACCAAACCTTCATCCTCGGGCACCATTTGATTTTCATGGGTGTTGCATGTATTTGGTTTGTTGAATGGGCCAGGGTCCATGGCATCTATGACCCAGCGCTGGGAGCTGTTCGTCAAGTCAATTACAACGTTGACCTAACTCAAATCTGGAATCATCAATTTGATTTCCTATCCATCGACAGCCTTGAAGATGTAATGGGCGGCCATGTCTTTTTGGCATTCTTTGAAATAGGTGGTGGTGCATTTCATATTGCTACCAAGCAAATTGGTGAATACACCAGTTTCAAAGGATCTAAATTGCTCTCAGCTGAAGCAGTTCTTTCTTGGTCTCTTGCTGGTATTGGCTGGATGGCTATTGTTGCTGCTTTCTGGTGTGCAACCAACACAACTGTTTATCCCGAAGCTTGGTACGGCGAACCACTTGCCTTGAAGTTCGGCATCTCCCCTTATTGGATCGATACGGTTGAACTTGCTGATGGAGCCCACACATCCCGTGCTTGGTTGGTAAACATCCACTATTACCTAGGTTTCTTCTATATCCAAGGTCATTTATTCCATGCACTTCGTGCAATGGGATTTGATTTCAAGAGAACTTTGGATCAGAAATTTGGACCTCTAGGTAAAGAGCCATCACTTAATTAA
- a CDS encoding chlorophyll a/b binding light-harvesting protein codes for MQTYGNPNPTYGWWAANSYVTNRSGRFIAAHAGHTGLIAFAAGAATLSELAAYDPSIPMGHQSSIFIAHLASIGIGFDDAGVWTGAGVATIAILHLVFSMVYGAGGLLHGVYFEEKTEDEEILQAQKFKLEWDNPDNQTFILGHHLIFMGVACIWFVEWARVHGIYDPAIGAIRQVNYNLDLTQIWNHQFDFLAIDSLEDVMGGHAFLAFFEIGGGAFHIATKQIGEYTEFKGSNLLSAEAILSWSLAGIGWMAIVAAFWASTNTTVYPVEWYGEPLALNFTIAPFWLDTVDLTDGAFFGHTTRMAIVNIHYGLGFFAIQGHLWHALRAMGFDFTRLLDRNGPFGAERTL; via the coding sequence ATGCAGACCTATGGCAATCCAAACCCAACCTACGGGTGGTGGGCTGCAAATTCTTATGTCACCAATCGGTCAGGCCGATTCATTGCCGCTCACGCTGGCCATACAGGATTGATCGCCTTTGCTGCTGGTGCAGCAACCCTTTCTGAGCTCGCTGCTTATGACCCATCTATACCCATGGGTCATCAAAGCTCAATATTCATAGCTCATTTAGCTTCAATTGGCATTGGCTTCGACGACGCTGGTGTCTGGACAGGAGCAGGGGTTGCCACTATCGCCATTCTTCACCTTGTTTTCTCCATGGTCTATGGAGCTGGTGGTCTATTACATGGTGTTTATTTTGAGGAAAAGACTGAGGACGAGGAGATTCTCCAAGCCCAAAAGTTTAAGTTGGAATGGGACAACCCTGATAACCAAACTTTCATTCTTGGACACCACTTGATTTTTATGGGTGTTGCTTGTATCTGGTTTGTTGAATGGGCACGAGTACATGGCATTTACGACCCAGCCATTGGAGCTATTCGTCAAGTCAATTACAACCTTGATTTAACACAGATTTGGAACCATCAGTTTGATTTTCTTGCAATTGATAGCCTCGAGGATGTCATGGGGGGCCATGCCTTCCTGGCATTTTTTGAAATAGGTGGTGGTGCTTTCCACATTGCTACCAAACAGATTGGTGAATACACCGAATTCAAAGGATCCAATTTGCTATCAGCTGAAGCTATTCTTTCTTGGTCCCTCGCAGGGATTGGCTGGATGGCTATCGTTGCAGCATTCTGGGCTTCAACAAACACAACTGTTTACCCAGTTGAGTGGTATGGAGAGCCTTTGGCCCTTAACTTCACAATTGCTCCCTTCTGGCTAGATACTGTTGACCTAACTGATGGAGCATTCTTCGGACACACCACCAGGATGGCAATTGTGAATATCCACTATGGACTAGGCTTCTTTGCTATTCAAGGTCACCTGTGGCATGCCCTTCGTGCTATGGGCTTCGACTTCACACGTCTATTAGATAGGAATGGTCCTTTTGGTGCAGAAAGAACCCTTTAA
- a CDS encoding chlorophyll a/b binding light-harvesting protein — translation MQTYGNPDVSYGWWAGNSVVTNRSGRFIASHVGHTGLIAFAAGGSTLWELARFDPSVPMGHQSSLFLAHLASVGIGFDDAGVWTGVGVASIAIVHLVFSMVYGAGGLLHGVLFDEKVEDSNVIQAQKFKLEWNNPDNQTFILGHHLIFFGVACVWFVEWARIHGIYDPALGAVRQVNYNLDLSMIWQRQFDFLSIDSLEDVMGGHAFLGFAEITGGAFHVIAGSTPWEKKRLGTYSKFKGADLLSAEAVLSWSLAGIGWMAIVAAFWCATNTTVYPEAWYGEPLQLKFSVSPYWIDTGDLSDGTAFLGHSTRAALTNVHYYLGFFFLQGHFWHALRALGFDFNKLRSAVGNEEDKTFTISN, via the coding sequence ATGCAGACCTATGGAAATCCAGACGTCTCCTACGGGTGGTGGGCTGGTAATTCTGTGGTCACCAACCGCTCAGGCCGATTCATTGCCTCACATGTAGGTCATACTGGATTGATCGCTTTTGCGGCTGGTGGAAGCACCCTTTGGGAGCTTGCACGCTTTGACCCATCTGTGCCCATGGGGCATCAGAGCTCATTATTCCTTGCTCATTTAGCTTCTGTCGGTATTGGCTTCGACGACGCTGGTGTTTGGACAGGGGTAGGTGTTGCATCTATTGCCATTGTTCACCTGGTTTTCTCCATGGTCTATGGAGCTGGCGGTCTATTACATGGTGTTCTTTTTGACGAAAAGGTGGAGGACAGCAATGTCATTCAAGCTCAGAAGTTCAAACTGGAATGGAACAACCCTGATAACCAAACCTTCATCCTTGGACACCATTTAATCTTTTTTGGTGTCGCTTGTGTTTGGTTTGTCGAATGGGCCAGGATTCATGGAATTTATGACCCAGCACTAGGTGCTGTTAGGCAAGTCAATTACAACCTTGATCTTTCAATGATTTGGCAACGTCAATTCGACTTCCTAAGCATTGACAGTCTTGAGGATGTAATGGGAGGCCATGCTTTCTTAGGCTTTGCAGAGATCACCGGTGGCGCATTCCATGTGATAGCGGGATCTACACCATGGGAAAAGAAACGTCTTGGAACTTACAGTAAGTTCAAAGGTGCAGACTTGCTATCTGCAGAGGCTGTACTTTCCTGGTCACTTGCTGGTATTGGCTGGATGGCAATTGTTGCCGCCTTCTGGTGCGCAACTAACACCACTGTCTACCCAGAAGCCTGGTATGGAGAACCACTTCAACTGAAGTTTTCTGTTTCCCCATATTGGATTGACACGGGGGACCTTTCTGACGGGACTGCCTTTCTAGGTCATAGCACACGTGCTGCTCTTACAAATGTCCATTACTACCTTGGATTCTTCTTCCTACAAGGACATTTCTGGCATGCTCTTCGTGCACTAGGCTTCGACTTCAACAAACTTCGAAGTGCAGTTGGAAACGAGGAAGACAAAACATTCACCATTAGCAATTAA